The following coding sequences are from one Shewanella eurypsychrophilus window:
- a CDS encoding response regulator, producing MYIRFDEFSIDTLQLEFIIKGHPVPVDERVCLLFSLLIENYPSHCNKQICLDHIWPDTIVSDMSLSKLVSDARKVFKQAGCSVAIIQTVHGRGYRLSQELGKQLANNFVPQDKSIIQPISVNELSLEQGSDTKQPKYDNGAKVNRQVSTLDNDSRYFSIKLTVFRNKLDALVREWPRVSSIFCSIIVSVVVLYALASTHVFDHFLISGHSEISEKEIVYSEPVDAIGRVLWVDDYPENNSVEREFLRSQHLGVYSTTSSKEALLLLSLYQYDVIISDMGREEDAIAGLKLLEKMRADGNKIPFYIYTLNATEELIEQVRLSDGQGVAVDSTALFKQVMQHF from the coding sequence ATGTATATTCGTTTCGATGAGTTTAGTATTGATACCTTACAATTAGAGTTTATTATTAAGGGACATCCGGTTCCGGTCGATGAAAGGGTCTGTTTACTTTTTAGTTTACTCATCGAAAATTACCCAAGTCATTGTAATAAGCAAATCTGCCTCGATCATATTTGGCCTGATACGATTGTGTCAGATATGTCTTTATCTAAATTAGTTTCCGATGCCAGAAAAGTATTCAAACAAGCGGGTTGTAGTGTGGCGATTATTCAAACCGTTCATGGCCGTGGATATCGACTCTCTCAAGAACTTGGTAAGCAGCTCGCTAATAATTTTGTTCCACAAGATAAAAGTATTATTCAGCCTATATCAGTCAATGAACTTTCATTGGAGCAAGGTTCAGATACCAAACAGCCCAAATATGACAATGGTGCTAAGGTTAATAGGCAAGTTTCAACACTCGATAACGACAGCCGTTATTTCAGTATTAAGCTGACAGTTTTTCGCAATAAACTTGATGCTCTTGTTCGTGAATGGCCTAGAGTGAGCAGTATATTTTGTTCCATTATTGTCAGTGTCGTTGTGCTATATGCCTTAGCTTCTACTCATGTTTTTGATCACTTCCTCATATCTGGTCACAGTGAGATCAGTGAAAAAGAGATAGTGTACAGCGAGCCTGTTGATGCTATTGGTAGAGTACTCTGGGTGGATGATTATCCTGAAAACAACTCGGTTGAACGTGAGTTTCTTAGAAGTCAGCACCTTGGGGTTTACAGCACGACCTCTTCGAAGGAGGCGCTGCTACTGCTCTCCTTGTACCAATATGATGTGATCATCTCTGACATGGGGCGCGAGGAAGATGCCATTGCCGGTTTGAAGCTTCTAGAAAAAATGCGTGCAGATGGCAATAAAATACCCTTCTATATATACACACTGAATGCTACTGAAGAGTTGATTGAGCAGGTCAGGCTTAGTGACGGCCAGGGTGTTGCTGTTGATTCGACTGCGCTTTTTAAGCAAGTGATGCAACACTTTTGA
- the sfsA gene encoding DNA/RNA nuclease SfsA has protein sequence MQFSAAFEQGKLIKRYKRFLTDIELEDGQQVTIHCPNTGSMRNCLFEGEKVWFSTSDNPKRKYSRTWELAQSDAGHLIGINTGRANQLAEDAIKDGVITELQGYANLKREVKYGSENSRIDILLWDDSDSNQPKCYVEVKSCTLLEEGQGYFPDAVTTRGQKHLRELMEMVALGHRAVLLFVVQHTGIHSVQAADHIDPDYALLLSQAHQAGVEVLAYCAEMSPNCSSLINSCPVKL, from the coding sequence ATGCAGTTCTCTGCCGCCTTCGAACAAGGCAAACTAATAAAACGCTATAAACGCTTCCTGACAGATATTGAGCTCGAAGATGGTCAGCAAGTCACTATCCACTGCCCTAATACTGGATCGATGAGAAACTGCTTATTTGAAGGCGAGAAAGTGTGGTTTTCCACTTCAGATAACCCAAAACGTAAATACTCACGTACTTGGGAATTAGCCCAGTCAGATGCAGGTCATTTAATCGGTATTAATACCGGTCGAGCAAATCAGCTGGCAGAAGATGCCATTAAAGATGGAGTGATCACTGAGCTTCAGGGCTATGCCAATCTAAAGCGCGAAGTAAAGTATGGCAGCGAGAACAGTCGTATCGATATTTTGCTGTGGGACGACTCTGACAGTAATCAGCCTAAGTGTTATGTCGAAGTCAAAAGCTGCACCTTACTCGAAGAGGGACAAGGTTATTTTCCCGATGCCGTCACGACCCGAGGTCAAAAACACTTAAGAGAACTGATGGAAATGGTCGCCTTAGGTCATAGGGCGGTACTGTTATTTGTGGTTCAACATACAGGGATCCACTCAGTTCAGGCTGCAGATCACATAGATCCTGACTATGCTTTGCTCCTCAGCCAAGCACATCAAGCTGGTGTTGAAGTATTGGCATATTGTGCAGAAATGTCGCCTAATTGTTCTTCCTTGATTAATTCCTGTCCTGTCAAACTATAA
- the hrpB gene encoding ATP-dependent helicase HrpB, with translation MNQLPIHKLLQPLREAFDLNNQVILEAPTGAGKSTALPLAMLDWPELKGKILMLEPRRVAARSVAHYIASQRGEQIGAEVGYRVRGESRSSDATRLEIVTEGILTRMIQQDPELTGIDLIIFDEIHERHLTTDLGLALALEIQGSFREDLKILAMSATLSGLPLSQLMPDACSLTSEGRSFPVTLAYQSLAESKGRTQASNPYQNRTQVWLEYMGRCIVELLNGDDKHLANSDASIDTAGSLLAFLPGQGEIIRLHDYLASRLDLKQFSLCPLYGSLPAKAQDKAIAPANDGKRKVVLATNVAESSLTIDGITMVVDSGYKRHASFNPRTGVTRLTLKRISQASAAQRAGRAGRLSPGYCLRLWSQEEQGRLLKADEPEILHSDLVPMALDAACWGVKSINELPMLTQPSTANEAVAWQLLTLLDIIDAQRKITPHGSQAYQLGCHPRLAHMLLKAKYLSLTQADKYLVGLACLLAGILESRTLGRHGVDVSHYLREATQGETGKQVRGWMKKLKVNLDLSQVISSVTSNDIAFLLALAYPDRIAKSRGVSGYQLANGTGVALSEDDPLARADWLVVADFQESEGRTSGRVYLAAQLDEALFKDRLSFLVTGLDYCGWDESKGRFFAETRQRIGQIILSKKTAQKPAPEQIKRAIFEQIRNKGLDLLSFSPKVTQLQLRAKLARELDAGTSWPDISEQQLLTDLDEWLGPYINDVRSLSQLQSLDCYTLLLNLFEWDKQQRLDKLFPCHWPMATGTSAAITYDESGIARLSVRLQEALGMAQSPILANGKLTVSMELLSPARRPLALTADLASFWQGPYVEVKKEMKGRYPKHLWPDDPANTLPTKFTKKKTLNRKT, from the coding sequence TTGAATCAATTACCGATACACAAACTTCTACAGCCTTTAAGAGAGGCTTTTGACCTCAATAACCAAGTTATTTTAGAGGCGCCTACAGGCGCGGGTAAGTCGACGGCTCTGCCGCTGGCTATGCTAGATTGGCCTGAACTGAAAGGTAAAATACTGATGCTCGAGCCAAGACGAGTCGCAGCGAGAAGCGTGGCTCATTATATTGCCAGTCAACGAGGTGAGCAGATCGGCGCTGAGGTAGGTTATCGGGTCAGAGGTGAGTCAAGATCTAGCGATGCGACGCGATTAGAGATAGTGACTGAGGGAATACTGACCCGTATGATCCAGCAAGATCCCGAGTTAACGGGGATCGACCTGATCATCTTTGATGAGATCCATGAACGCCATCTCACCACAGATCTCGGTTTAGCACTGGCTTTGGAGATCCAAGGATCGTTTAGAGAAGATCTCAAAATTCTGGCGATGTCGGCGACGCTTTCCGGCTTGCCATTATCTCAATTAATGCCTGATGCCTGCTCACTTACCAGTGAAGGACGAAGTTTCCCCGTTACGCTAGCGTATCAGAGTTTAGCTGAGTCAAAGGGGCGAACTCAGGCTTCAAACCCCTATCAAAACCGCACTCAGGTATGGCTAGAGTATATGGGTAGATGTATTGTCGAACTGCTTAATGGTGACGACAAGCACCTTGCTAATAGTGACGCCAGTATAGATACCGCAGGTTCTTTGCTTGCTTTCCTTCCCGGACAAGGGGAGATCATACGTTTACATGACTATTTAGCCAGTCGACTGGATTTAAAGCAATTTTCACTCTGTCCCCTGTATGGCAGTCTGCCTGCTAAAGCGCAAGATAAAGCCATAGCGCCAGCCAACGACGGCAAGCGCAAGGTGGTGCTGGCTACCAACGTTGCCGAGTCGAGTTTGACGATTGATGGTATCACTATGGTGGTCGATTCTGGTTATAAACGCCATGCGAGTTTTAATCCCAGAACGGGTGTGACTCGACTGACACTCAAGCGGATCAGTCAGGCCTCTGCGGCGCAGCGAGCAGGGCGTGCGGGTCGATTATCACCTGGTTATTGTTTGCGACTATGGAGCCAAGAAGAGCAGGGAAGGCTATTAAAGGCGGATGAGCCGGAAATACTTCATAGTGATCTTGTTCCAATGGCACTGGATGCTGCTTGTTGGGGGGTAAAGTCAATTAACGAGTTACCCATGTTGACCCAGCCTTCAACGGCTAATGAGGCTGTGGCTTGGCAGTTACTGACTTTGTTAGACATTATCGATGCACAGAGAAAAATCACCCCCCATGGTAGCCAAGCTTATCAGTTAGGTTGTCATCCAAGATTAGCCCATATGTTATTGAAGGCGAAGTATCTTTCCCTGACTCAGGCGGACAAATATCTCGTTGGTTTAGCCTGCCTACTTGCTGGTATCTTGGAGTCGCGCACGCTGGGGCGACATGGCGTCGATGTGAGTCACTATCTCAGAGAAGCCACTCAGGGAGAAACTGGCAAGCAAGTACGTGGCTGGATGAAAAAGTTAAAGGTTAACCTAGATTTATCTCAGGTTATCTCATCTGTCACCAGTAACGATATTGCTTTCTTGTTAGCGCTGGCCTATCCGGACAGAATCGCCAAGAGCCGAGGTGTCTCGGGTTATCAGCTGGCAAACGGTACCGGTGTGGCTCTCAGCGAAGATGATCCCTTAGCGAGAGCCGATTGGCTGGTGGTGGCAGATTTTCAGGAAAGTGAAGGACGAACTAGCGGACGTGTCTATCTCGCTGCCCAACTAGATGAAGCTTTGTTTAAGGATCGGTTATCTTTCCTGGTTACTGGTTTAGATTATTGTGGCTGGGATGAGTCGAAGGGGCGTTTCTTTGCTGAAACAAGACAAAGGATCGGTCAGATAATATTGAGTAAAAAGACAGCCCAAAAGCCAGCCCCAGAACAGATTAAACGGGCTATTTTTGAACAGATCCGTAATAAAGGCCTAGATTTACTCAGTTTTAGCCCTAAGGTGACACAACTGCAACTGAGAGCGAAGCTAGCTAGAGAGCTCGATGCTGGTACATCTTGGCCAGATATCAGTGAGCAACAGCTATTAACCGACTTAGATGAATGGCTAGGCCCTTACATTAATGATGTAAGAAGCCTGTCACAATTGCAGTCACTTGACTGTTATACTCTGCTGCTTAATTTATTTGAGTGGGACAAGCAGCAGCGACTCGACAAGTTGTTTCCCTGTCATTGGCCGATGGCAACAGGTACCAGTGCCGCAATTACTTATGATGAGTCGGGTATTGCACGACTCAGTGTCAGACTGCAAGAGGCATTAGGTATGGCTCAAAGCCCTATCCTGGCTAATGGAAAGCTTACCGTGTCTATGGAGCTGCTTTCTCCTGCACGTCGACCTTTAGCATTAACCGCCGATCTAGCCAGTTTCTGGCAGGGGCCTTATGTTGAAGTGAAAAAAGAGATGAAAGGCCGCTATCCGAAGCATCTATGGCCCGATGATCCGGCTAATACGTTGCCAACAAAATTTACCAAGAAAAAGACACT
- the pepB gene encoding aminopeptidase PepB translates to MSELMKVSLTKDAPAAHWGNADVTFNNEQAIIHLQGGDELRQIQQAARKLRSQGISRIALEGELWNVDSQWAFSQGFATAKSTPDIRWAGAESTQTELTHRLESANFARHLINETPENLAPVKLAILAAHWLSEIGGEKVTYRVIEGQELLEQKWVGIHAVGRGSERPPAMLELDFNPLGEDAPVSVALVGKGITFDSGGYSIKASEGMLGMKCDMGGASTVTGALGLAMKQGLNKRVKLYLCCAENLISGHAYKLGDILTYKNGVTVEVVNTDAEGRLVLADGLQAASESGAGLIIDAATLTGAAVMAVGTNYNAIFSPSSEVLAMTQAKAAEVAERVWPLPLDPWHSEMCPSAYADTANSRPMKGGGAGGASNAAGFLAHFVSPNINWLHMDLASAFADSPNALWAAGGTTHGMLTIAALLHD, encoded by the coding sequence ATGTCAGAATTAATGAAAGTTAGTCTAACTAAAGATGCACCTGCTGCCCATTGGGGGAATGCCGATGTGACCTTTAATAATGAGCAAGCGATTATTCATCTTCAAGGTGGTGATGAATTACGTCAAATTCAACAGGCTGCTCGTAAGCTGCGTAGCCAAGGTATATCTCGTATCGCGCTTGAAGGTGAATTATGGAATGTCGATAGTCAATGGGCTTTCTCACAAGGATTTGCGACGGCTAAATCGACGCCCGATATTCGTTGGGCGGGTGCAGAGTCAACTCAAACCGAATTGACCCATCGTTTAGAGAGCGCAAACTTTGCGCGTCACCTGATCAACGAAACACCTGAAAATCTCGCTCCGGTTAAGCTGGCAATATTAGCGGCTCATTGGCTGTCTGAAATCGGTGGTGAGAAAGTCACTTATCGAGTTATCGAAGGGCAAGAGCTTTTAGAGCAAAAATGGGTGGGTATACATGCAGTAGGTCGTGGTAGTGAACGTCCGCCTGCAATGCTGGAACTGGATTTCAATCCACTTGGAGAAGACGCACCTGTATCTGTTGCCCTCGTTGGGAAAGGGATCACTTTTGATTCTGGCGGTTATAGCATTAAGGCTTCCGAAGGCATGTTAGGCATGAAGTGTGACATGGGCGGAGCATCGACAGTCACAGGAGCGCTCGGTCTTGCGATGAAGCAAGGTCTTAATAAACGAGTGAAACTATACCTTTGCTGTGCAGAGAACCTCATCAGTGGACATGCTTATAAGCTTGGTGACATTTTAACCTATAAAAATGGCGTAACAGTGGAAGTGGTCAACACAGATGCTGAAGGCCGTTTAGTGTTGGCCGATGGTCTTCAGGCTGCATCTGAAAGTGGTGCAGGCTTGATTATCGATGCTGCAACACTGACTGGCGCAGCAGTGATGGCTGTTGGTACTAACTATAATGCTATCTTCTCACCATCTAGCGAAGTGTTGGCTATGACACAAGCCAAAGCGGCCGAAGTGGCTGAGCGAGTGTGGCCATTACCCCTTGATCCTTGGCACAGTGAGATGTGTCCATCAGCCTATGCAGATACCGCCAACAGTCGTCCTATGAAGGGTGGTGGAGCGGGTGGAGCGTCTAATGCCGCAGGCTTCCTTGCACACTTTGTATCGCCTAACATTAACTGGTTACATATGGATCTAGCCTCTGCCTTTGCAGACTCTCCCAATGCCCTTTGGGCAGCGGGTGGTACAACTCATGGTATGTTGACCATAGCTGCTTTGCTGCATGATTAA
- a CDS encoding Mg2+ and Co2+ transporter, with protein MKIHDTSLTFDDMPSLMVLLDSVAFMWFIALVTVSIFSWVAIKLWHLHSLPKYMAKEKGMHQAKLIFWLCMLGLIWKPLWVIAVIAIVTDWDKAQLWFKGTRS; from the coding sequence ATGAAAATACACGATACCAGCTTAACCTTTGATGATATGCCCAGCTTGATGGTGCTGCTCGATTCCGTTGCCTTTATGTGGTTTATTGCATTAGTGACGGTTTCGATTTTCTCTTGGGTGGCTATCAAGCTTTGGCATCTACACTCGTTACCTAAGTACATGGCGAAAGAGAAAGGCATGCATCAGGCGAAACTGATCTTCTGGCTATGTATGTTAGGCCTGATTTGGAAGCCGTTATGGGTCATTGCTGTGATTGCGATAGTGACAGATTGGGACAAGGCACAACTTTGGTTTAAGGGGACACGCTCATGA
- a CDS encoding HlyD family secretion protein, whose amino-acid sequence MKEIMLPYIFIVWLLFKFKVIKPRPRNYFISVFIGCLIAITLFIAHRFYSPADLTNSTIVRAPHSVLSPALGQQIDKIYVDHNQYVNEGELLYTLRDDSVISAIDEVLAKKQEIQRTVEAKQVEFGQANRDYIRNQRIQDHVSERDLENSGDRVEIIQAELRVLEAQLDVQKAKLRNQQYELSRLNVTAPFDGMVTHVYIAGGSRVGAMHFWQTNNKFVEMRIPDQSFAYIKKGQFAEFYIDAYPGQIFRARVHSKVEATGEAQGDILPREQSVGRHISLGAMPIGRTVILEVDEDTMAMLPIGATGSAWISADKPHSILGFLDIIGAATVRLVATKSYLKAI is encoded by the coding sequence ATGAAAGAGATAATGTTGCCCTATATCTTTATTGTCTGGTTACTGTTCAAATTTAAAGTGATTAAACCCAGACCGAGAAATTACTTTATCAGTGTGTTTATTGGCTGCTTGATTGCGATAACCTTATTTATTGCTCATCGATTTTATTCGCCGGCCGATCTCACCAACTCAACGATAGTAAGAGCGCCACACTCTGTGCTTTCACCTGCACTAGGTCAACAGATCGATAAGATCTATGTCGATCATAATCAATATGTAAATGAAGGTGAGCTACTTTATACCTTGCGAGACGATTCAGTGATCAGTGCAATCGATGAAGTGCTGGCGAAGAAGCAAGAGATCCAGCGTACTGTGGAAGCCAAGCAGGTCGAATTTGGCCAAGCAAATCGTGATTATATCCGTAATCAGAGAATTCAAGACCATGTTAGCGAACGAGACTTGGAAAACTCAGGCGATAGAGTTGAGATAATTCAAGCTGAGCTCAGGGTACTGGAAGCGCAATTGGATGTGCAGAAAGCTAAATTGCGCAATCAGCAATATGAGCTGAGTCGCCTCAATGTCACTGCCCCTTTCGATGGTATGGTGACCCATGTTTATATTGCCGGTGGTTCCCGCGTAGGTGCGATGCACTTTTGGCAAACTAATAATAAATTTGTCGAGATGCGTATCCCGGATCAATCCTTTGCCTATATCAAAAAAGGGCAGTTTGCCGAGTTTTATATCGATGCGTATCCAGGGCAGATATTCAGGGCAAGAGTTCACAGTAAGGTTGAAGCAACCGGTGAGGCACAGGGAGATATTTTACCCAGAGAGCAGTCTGTCGGCAGGCATATCTCCCTTGGCGCAATGCCCATTGGCCGCACCGTTATCCTAGAGGTCGATGAAGATACTATGGCCATGCTGCCGATTGGCGCGACCGGCTCTGCCTGGATAAGTGCCGATAAGCCTCACAGTATACTGGGCTTCTTGGACATTATTGGCGCAGCAACGGTTCGTTTAGTCGCGACAAAGTCGTACCTAAAGGCGATTTAA
- the thpR gene encoding RNA 2',3'-cyclic phosphodiesterase encodes MQRLFLGISTHQEQSKQLVFIQNKLKRVEPIGVGKPVKSSNFHMTLAFLGQVNEESFTFLINALDNIHNTSGWPKFQVKLNSLILWRKPQVLCLAASAEMKCDPQLLLTVEHCQQISYSLASLSFPGKRAVTKPDFTPHITLFRKAKKDPQQAFQKIESPSIFLRPDQLHLYQSINGVDGVEYHILRSWPMQ; translated from the coding sequence TTGCAACGATTATTTTTAGGTATCAGTACCCATCAAGAGCAGAGCAAACAGCTTGTTTTTATACAAAACAAGCTAAAGAGAGTCGAGCCCATAGGCGTTGGTAAGCCAGTTAAATCTAGCAATTTCCATATGACGCTGGCTTTTTTAGGCCAAGTTAATGAGGAGTCATTTACATTTCTTATCAATGCATTAGACAATATTCATAACACCAGCGGCTGGCCTAAGTTTCAGGTCAAATTAAATAGCTTAATCCTGTGGCGTAAACCACAAGTATTGTGTCTGGCAGCTTCAGCTGAAATGAAGTGCGATCCTCAGTTACTGCTTACTGTTGAACATTGCCAGCAGATATCTTACTCACTGGCTTCACTTTCTTTTCCCGGGAAAAGAGCAGTAACCAAACCGGACTTTACCCCGCACATCACCTTATTCAGAAAAGCAAAGAAAGATCCACAACAAGCCTTTCAAAAAATAGAAAGCCCATCAATTTTTCTGCGACCAGATCAACTACACCTTTATCAGTCAATCAATGGTGTTGATGGCGTCGAGTATCATATTTTGCGCTCATGGCCAATGCAATAA